The Thermovibrio guaymasensis genomic interval ACGATGCCCTATGAAATCAGGAAGTTAATAGATAACTACTTAAAGCCAGGTTATAAAACTGTAAAGGTTGGTAAGCAGCTCATTACACCTAAGGTTAAACAGAAGATCTACCTCGTTAGGAGTGAGGATAAGCTAAAAGCCCTTGAGAAGCTGCTTAAGGAGAATAGGGATACTTCAACTATCGTTTTCGTTAAGACGAAGAGGGATGCAGCAGAGATTGAAAAGGAGCTCCAGAAAAGGGGCATTAATGCTAGGGCCATACACGGTGATCTCTCTCAGAGGCAGAGAGAGACGGTTATGAGGTCATTTAAAGAAGGTAGAGTAAAAGTTCTTGTTGCAACTGATGTTGCTGCAAGGGGAATTGACATTAAGGATGTAGGTCTTGTTATCAACTATGAACTTCCCGAAAACCCTGAAAGTTACGTTCACAGGATCGGTAGAACAGGAAGGGCAGGCAAGGAAGGAACGGCAATCAGCCTTGTTGCTGAGAGTGAAAAGAGAAGGATGTACAGAATTAAAGGGCTGAAAGGAGTAAGGCCGGAAAGGTTCAAGATTAACGACCTTAAAGAACTTAAGGAGAGGTTTGATAGGAAGAGTCTCGAAAAAGTTCCCGAAAGGGTAAAAAAGTTTGCCAAGGAACTACTTTCAGAAAGGGATCCCGAGGAAGTTGTTTCTCTTTTAATTGATGAGCTCTTGAGGAGATAAACGTTCCTTTATTTGGGGAGCTCCCAACGGCTCCCCAAAAACTTTTCCAATTCCACTAGATAGGAATCCATCCCTTCAAATAAACTCAAGTTTTTTATAAACGAAGTTAACGTTTTTGCCTGTTGGCTTGCTGCAACTTTGTTCAAATTCTTTGCTAATATATATCTGCAAACCTATAGAGGAAGTTATGTTTGAGAAAACTTTGGATATTTCTCGGTTTTTGCTTGCGGTTTCCTCCACCAACAGTTTGGCAGACCCTGTTTTGAATAACCATAACTACCGTGTTGCTTATATCTCCTTTGTTTTATCCCGTAGGCTTACCTACGACAATGACTTTCTTTCAAACATTATTATTTCCGGTCTTCTACACGATATTGGCCTTTTGCTGTTTTCCTCTTCAGAGGATATTCTTATAATTAGAGCTCCTGAATCTGAGGAATTTAGCAAAAGGATACACC includes:
- a CDS encoding DEAD/DEAH box helicase, yielding MEEFSFKQLDEKVQRSLEEMGFEEPTPIQKEAIPVALKGEDIVGQAQTGTGKTAAFGIPIIERISPRERGVKAIILTPTRELAIQVAHEISLMGKHKGISAYPIYGGVSIDRQASILRRGKNQVIVGTPGRVKDLINRGILKLDRVRFAVLDEADQMLDMGFIEDIEEILSKTPKEKQTMLFSATMPYEIRKLIDNYLKPGYKTVKVGKQLITPKVKQKIYLVRSEDKLKALEKLLKENRDTSTIVFVKTKRDAAEIEKELQKRGINARAIHGDLSQRQRETVMRSFKEGRVKVLVATDVAARGIDIKDVGLVINYELPENPESYVHRIGRTGRAGKEGTAISLVAESEKRRMYRIKGLKGVRPERFKINDLKELKERFDRKSLEKVPERVKKFAKELLSERDPEEVVSLLIDELLRR